A genome region from Pseudomonas sp. N3-W includes the following:
- a CDS encoding anti-sigma factor, protein MIDRPRPTPPTDEQWVAYLDDQLDTAQRSGIDAAVSEDPNLNLRLQWLARSSLPFKDAYDELGQQAPLDRLQGMLDTLPDPARPAFGRRWFLAAAAGLVVSGVLADRLFLGWQLSQQKTNWRALVADYMSLYVPQTLAHLPGDESTQRAQLRLIDARLGLNLLPAQLVLKGAELKRAQILEYDGVPIAQITYLDAAHGPMALCVTRSNSGSRAVAVEHRHGMNVVYWADMEHAWMLIGRNPVADLQDMANVLRTRLSA, encoded by the coding sequence ATGATCGACCGTCCGCGCCCGACGCCCCCGACCGATGAACAATGGGTGGCGTACCTCGACGATCAACTCGACACCGCGCAGCGCAGCGGCATTGACGCCGCCGTCAGCGAAGACCCGAACCTCAACCTGCGCCTGCAATGGCTGGCCCGCAGCAGTCTGCCGTTCAAGGACGCGTACGATGAGCTTGGCCAACAGGCGCCGCTGGATCGCCTGCAAGGGATGCTCGACACCCTGCCCGACCCGGCCCGCCCGGCATTCGGGCGCCGCTGGTTTCTGGCAGCAGCGGCTGGCCTGGTGGTCAGCGGCGTGCTGGCGGACCGGTTGTTCCTTGGCTGGCAACTGAGCCAGCAAAAAACCAACTGGCGCGCTCTGGTGGCGGACTACATGTCGCTCTACGTGCCGCAAACCCTGGCCCATCTGCCCGGCGATGAAAGCACACAACGGGCACAACTGCGCCTGATCGACGCCCGTCTGGGGCTGAACCTGTTGCCCGCGCAGCTGGTGCTGAAGGGCGCTGAGCTCAAGCGTGCGCAAATTCTTGAATACGATGGCGTGCCGATTGCCCAGATCACGTATCTGGACGCTGCCCACGGGCCGATGGCGCTGTGTGTCACCCGCTCCAACAGCGGCAGCCGGGCTGTTGCGGTCGAGCATCGACACGGCATGAATGTCGTGTACTGGGCGGACATGGAACATGCCTGGATGTTGATCGGGCGCAATCCGGTGGCGGATCTGCAAGACATGGCCAACGTCCTGAGAACTCGCCTTAGCGCATAG
- a CDS encoding RNA polymerase sigma factor, whose amino-acid sequence MGQHLARLWRYGLLLSRQRHVAEDLVQATCVRALERAGQFVPGTRMDHWLLSILHSIWLNEVRARRVRQGQGLVNAGDALSFDGEHAAQTHVLAAQVIRRVDALPEAQRETVYLAYVEGMSYREVAQVLQVPIGTVMSRLATARLKLAEYPPLQAVPSNTTGERR is encoded by the coding sequence TTGGGCCAGCACCTGGCGCGTTTGTGGCGCTACGGCCTGCTGCTGTCCCGGCAACGGCATGTGGCCGAAGACCTGGTGCAGGCCACTTGCGTGCGCGCGCTGGAACGCGCCGGGCAGTTCGTGCCCGGCACTCGTATGGACCATTGGTTGCTGAGCATTTTGCACTCGATCTGGCTCAATGAAGTGCGCGCCCGCCGCGTGCGACAGGGTCAGGGGCTGGTGAATGCCGGTGATGCGTTGTCGTTCGACGGCGAACACGCGGCGCAAACCCATGTGCTGGCCGCGCAGGTCATCCGCCGCGTCGATGCCCTGCCCGAAGCCCAGCGCGAAACCGTGTACCTGGCCTATGTCGAAGGCATGTCCTACCGCGAAGTGGCCCAAGTGCTGCAGGTACCGATCGGCACCGTGATGAGCCGCCTGGCCACGGCGCGTCTGAAACTGGCCGAGTACCCGCCTCTGCAAGCCGTGCCGAGCAACACCACAGGAGAACGTCGATGA
- a CDS encoding tetratricopeptide repeat protein — translation MNTRLAVLTAPLLLIAALSSTHVFAHGDDDEPAKPNCPKGQVWDTHSKKCVLQTSSLVPDADRTDYAYRLAKDGRYEEALALLDTLKQPDTAKALNYRGYATRKLGRTDEGIGYYLQSVKLDPQYAQVREYLGEAYVIKGRIDLAQEQLQYIKSICGSTCEEYQDLAEAINDSSKT, via the coding sequence ATGAACACTCGTCTCGCTGTGCTGACCGCCCCGCTGCTGCTGATCGCTGCGTTATCCAGTACCCACGTCTTCGCCCATGGCGACGATGACGAACCGGCCAAGCCCAATTGCCCCAAAGGCCAGGTCTGGGACACCCACTCGAAAAAATGCGTGCTGCAAACCAGTAGCCTGGTGCCGGACGCCGACCGCACCGATTACGCCTACAGATTGGCCAAGGACGGCCGATACGAAGAGGCCCTGGCGCTGCTCGACACCCTCAAGCAACCCGACACCGCCAAAGCCCTCAACTATCGTGGTTACGCCACGCGTAAACTGGGACGCACCGACGAGGGCATCGGCTATTACCTGCAATCGGTCAAGCTCGACCCGCAGTACGCACAAGTCCGCGAATACCTGGGCGAAGCCTATGTGATCAAGGGCCGGATCGACCTGGCGCAGGAACAGTTGCAGTACATCAAGTCGATCTGCGGCAGCACCTGCGAGGAATATCAGGACCTGGCCGAAGCCATCAACGATTCATCGAAAACCTGA
- a CDS encoding cytochrome b: MNTLNPDSPSRYDRLTMILHWLTAALVIFLFASALTWDQLAKGTPLRKDLQSLHISCGILLAVIVMGRLLWRLTRGRHLPPVNQGVMNILAKTAHLALYALLLSQIVLGFLFRWAQAESFSFFGLFDVPTLMTFDKSMKSVFGGLHEQVAWVIIILACVHAIMALVHHYGLRDNTLRRMLPSRDSN; the protein is encoded by the coding sequence ATGAACACACTGAACCCTGATTCGCCAAGCCGTTATGACCGCCTCACCATGATTCTGCACTGGCTGACCGCCGCGCTGGTGATTTTCCTGTTCGCCAGTGCACTGACCTGGGACCAATTGGCCAAGGGCACGCCGTTGCGCAAGGATTTGCAATCGCTACACATTTCCTGCGGCATCCTGCTGGCGGTAATCGTCATGGGCCGGCTGCTCTGGCGCCTGACCCGTGGCCGGCATCTGCCACCGGTCAATCAGGGCGTCATGAACATACTGGCGAAAACTGCCCATCTGGCGCTGTACGCCTTGTTGCTGAGCCAGATCGTGCTGGGTTTTCTGTTTCGCTGGGCCCAGGCCGAATCGTTCAGCTTCTTCGGCCTGTTTGACGTGCCGACGCTGATGACCTTCGACAAGAGCATGAAATCGGTGTTCGGCGGCCTGCATGAACAGGTGGCCTGGGTCATCATCATTCTGGCCTGCGTGCACGCGATCATGGCCCTGGTCCATCACTACGGCCTGCGCGACAACACCTTGCGCCGCATGCTGCCCAGCCGTGATTCGAACTGA
- a CDS encoding class I SAM-dependent methyltransferase has product MNNHVHHSAAAGYKTSADTYVRGRPDYPPQVADWLTGTLGLDDDKTVLDLGAGTGKFTGRLVATGAQVIAVEPVPQMLDKLSAAFPDVLAVNGTATDLPLPDASVDVVICAQAFHWFSSKEALTEIARVLKPGGKLGLVWNLRDTRVGWVPKLDAIVNALEGDTPRFYTGAWRLAFPHKAFGPLEAQHFGHGHTGSPEDVIFNRVRSTSFIAALPQAQRDKVDEQMKALVAAEPDLRDKEVITVPYVTSAFVVVKGG; this is encoded by the coding sequence ATGAATAATCACGTCCATCATTCTGCGGCAGCGGGTTACAAGACCAGCGCTGACACCTATGTGCGCGGGCGTCCGGACTACCCGCCGCAAGTGGCCGACTGGCTGACTGGCACCCTGGGGCTGGACGACGACAAGACCGTGCTCGACCTCGGCGCCGGCACCGGCAAGTTCACTGGGCGGCTGGTGGCCACCGGGGCACAGGTGATTGCCGTGGAACCGGTGCCGCAAATGCTGGACAAACTGTCCGCCGCGTTCCCGGACGTACTGGCGGTGAACGGCACGGCCACCGACTTGCCGTTGCCCGATGCATCGGTGGACGTGGTGATCTGCGCCCAGGCGTTCCACTGGTTCTCCAGCAAAGAGGCATTGACCGAAATCGCCAGGGTGCTCAAGCCGGGCGGCAAGCTGGGGCTGGTGTGGAATTTGCGCGATACCCGCGTTGGCTGGGTGCCGAAGCTGGACGCCATCGTCAATGCGCTGGAGGGTGATACCCCGCGATTTTACACCGGGGCCTGGCGTCTGGCATTTCCGCACAAGGCTTTCGGGCCACTTGAGGCACAGCATTTCGGCCATGGCCATACCGGCTCGCCGGAGGATGTGATTTTCAATCGTGTGCGGTCAACCAGCTTCATCGCCGCATTGCCCCAGGCGCAGCGCGACAAGGTCGATGAACAGATGAAAGCGCTGGTGGCTGCCGAGCCTGATTTACGCGACAAAGAGGTGATTACCGTGCCTTATGTGACGTCGGCGTTTGTAGTGGTGAAGGGCGGGTAG
- a CDS encoding crotonase/enoyl-CoA hydratase family protein — MSEYTAFTVELADNIAHVQINRPEKINAMNAAFWREIIEIFQWIDDTDAVRVVVLSGAGKHFSSGIDLMMLAGVANELGKDVGRNARLLRRKILALQASFNAVDNCRKPVLAAIQGYCLGGAIDLISACDMRYAAEDAQFSIKEIDIGMAADVGTLQRLPRIIGDGMLRELAYTGRNFGADEARSMGLVNRVYSNRDSLLEGVMSIAREIAGKSPIAITGTKEMISYMRDHRIDDGLEYVATWNAAMLQSTDLRVAMAAHMSKQKPEFLD, encoded by the coding sequence ATGTCTGAGTACACCGCGTTCACCGTCGAACTCGCCGACAACATCGCCCATGTACAGATCAACCGCCCGGAGAAGATCAACGCGATGAACGCTGCGTTCTGGCGCGAGATCATCGAGATTTTCCAGTGGATCGACGACACTGACGCCGTGCGGGTGGTGGTGCTGAGCGGCGCCGGCAAGCACTTCTCCTCCGGCATCGACCTGATGATGCTGGCCGGCGTGGCCAATGAACTGGGCAAGGACGTCGGCCGCAACGCACGGCTGCTGCGGCGCAAGATCCTCGCCCTGCAAGCCTCGTTCAACGCTGTGGACAACTGCCGCAAACCGGTGCTGGCGGCGATTCAGGGTTATTGCCTGGGCGGTGCCATCGACCTGATTTCTGCCTGCGACATGCGCTACGCCGCCGAAGACGCACAATTCTCGATCAAGGAAATCGACATCGGCATGGCCGCCGACGTTGGCACCCTGCAACGCTTGCCGCGAATCATCGGGGACGGCATGCTGCGTGAACTGGCTTACACCGGTCGCAACTTTGGTGCCGATGAAGCGCGCAGCATGGGCCTGGTCAATCGCGTCTACAGCAACCGCGACAGCCTGCTCGAAGGTGTGATGAGCATTGCCCGCGAGATCGCCGGCAAATCGCCGATCGCGATCACCGGCACCAAAGAGATGATCAGCTACATGCGCGACCATCGCATTGACGATGGCCTCGAATACGTCGCCACCTGGAACGCCGCCATGCTGCAATCCACCGATTTGCGCGTGGCCATGGCCGCCCATATGAGCAAACAGAAACCCGAATTTCTGGATTGA
- the nudC gene encoding NAD(+) diphosphatase: MTSRWTTAVLDTEQPGGWAVARSPEGFLFDDNGALFPREWLKRQDLSILAEHGIGHLDGEPVYLLELRSHSEVPGCNWKGLRAFMLEGDHTVYRILGYAAQIGTWYREHRFCGNCGQPTAQVPRERAMYCQPCDIRYYPRISPSMIVLVTRGDEVLLARSPRFVTGVYSTLAGFAEPGESAEDCLIREVREEVRIEVKNIQYLGSQCWPFPHSMMLGFHAEYAGGDIVCQEDEIEDAQWFNVHALPPLPASRSIARYLIDVYVARRLGHAEPVLPG; encoded by the coding sequence ATGACCTCACGCTGGACCACTGCAGTACTGGACACCGAGCAACCGGGCGGCTGGGCCGTGGCACGCAGCCCCGAAGGTTTTCTGTTCGATGACAACGGCGCGCTGTTTCCCCGGGAATGGCTCAAGCGACAGGACTTGTCGATTCTCGCCGAACACGGCATCGGCCACCTCGATGGCGAGCCGGTCTATCTGCTGGAGTTACGCAGCCACAGCGAAGTGCCGGGCTGCAACTGGAAAGGCCTGCGGGCGTTCATGCTCGAAGGCGATCACACCGTTTACCGGATTCTCGGTTACGCCGCGCAGATCGGCACCTGGTACCGGGAACACCGTTTTTGCGGTAATTGCGGGCAGCCGACGGCCCAGGTGCCACGGGAGCGGGCGATGTATTGCCAGCCGTGCGATATCCGTTATTACCCGCGTATTTCGCCGAGCATGATCGTGCTGGTGACCCGTGGCGACGAGGTGCTGCTAGCCCGTTCGCCACGCTTTGTCACCGGGGTCTACAGCACGCTGGCGGGGTTTGCCGAGCCGGGCGAATCGGCCGAGGACTGCCTGATTCGCGAAGTGCGTGAAGAGGTGCGGATCGAAGTGAAGAACATCCAGTACCTGGGCAGCCAGTGCTGGCCGTTCCCGCACTCGATGATGCTCGGGTTTCATGCCGAATATGCCGGTGGCGACATCGTCTGTCAGGAAGACGAGATCGAAGACGCGCAGTGGTTCAACGTGCATGCACTGCCGCCGTTGCCGGCGTCGCGCTCGATTGCCCGTTACCTGATCGACGTCTACGTGGCGCGGCGCTTAGGTCACGCTGAACCAGTGTTGCCAGGCTAG
- a CDS encoding TSUP family transporter encodes MPFELSVDLTTLAILAFVAFIAGFIDAIAGGGGLLTTPALLTAGLPPHLVLGTNKLSSTFGSATASFTFYRRKLFHPRQWVHAIVGTLIGALTGAVVAHYLPAEWLNKMLPVIVFGCGVYLLFGGTPKAPLDSEAPIKKKWQSTQGFGLGFYDGVAGPGTGAFWTVSSMLMYPIDLVKASGVARSMNFVSNIAALSVFVFSGQVDWIIGLSMGLSVMVGAFFGARSAISGGAKFIRPVFITVVLGLTVRLAWQHWFSVT; translated from the coding sequence ATGCCTTTCGAACTCAGCGTTGACCTCACCACCCTGGCCATTCTGGCCTTCGTCGCTTTCATTGCCGGTTTCATCGACGCCATTGCTGGTGGCGGAGGTCTGTTGACCACCCCGGCGCTGTTGACTGCCGGCCTGCCGCCGCATCTGGTGCTGGGCACCAACAAGCTGAGTTCGACCTTCGGTTCGGCCACCGCCAGTTTCACTTTCTACCGCCGCAAACTGTTCCACCCGAGGCAATGGGTCCACGCCATCGTCGGCACCCTGATCGGTGCGCTGACCGGCGCGGTGGTCGCGCATTACCTGCCGGCAGAGTGGCTGAACAAGATGCTGCCGGTGATCGTCTTCGGCTGCGGCGTCTACCTGTTGTTTGGCGGCACGCCGAAAGCGCCGCTGGACAGCGAGGCGCCGATCAAGAAGAAATGGCAATCGACCCAGGGCTTCGGCCTGGGTTTCTACGACGGTGTCGCCGGCCCCGGCACGGGCGCGTTCTGGACCGTCAGCAGCATGCTGATGTACCCCATCGACCTGGTGAAGGCCAGCGGCGTGGCCCGCAGCATGAACTTCGTCAGCAACATCGCGGCGCTGTCGGTGTTCGTGTTTTCCGGGCAAGTGGACTGGATCATCGGCCTGAGCATGGGCCTGTCAGTAATGGTCGGCGCGTTCTTCGGCGCACGCAGCGCAATCAGCGGCGGCGCCAAATTCATTCGTCCGGTGTTCATCACCGTGGTGCTGGGCCTGACCGTGCGGCTAGCCTGGCAACACTGGTTCAGCGTGACCTAA
- a CDS encoding IS3 family transposase — protein MIDELDEQYGVNNCCRAFGVNRSSFYAWRQRQGKVKPEREKLKAVLVEHHKESRASAGSRTLSKELQAKGHRVGRHMARSLMREAGVASHQRRRHKYKSSGVEALVAPHVLKRKFDVTAINQVWCGDVTYIKVGKRWMYFAAVLDLFARRIVGWSFSMISDASLTCEALRMAVQLRGRPKEVLFHSDQGCQYTSHKFRNEMRKHGLLQSMSRKGECWDNAPMERFFGSLKSEWVPDDGYSSEYEARVDVQRYVMRYNNVRLHSYNDYRSPVAMEKLAA, from the coding sequence CTGATCGATGAGCTGGACGAGCAGTACGGCGTCAACAATTGCTGTCGGGCGTTTGGAGTCAACCGCAGCAGCTTTTACGCCTGGCGTCAGCGCCAAGGCAAGGTGAAACCTGAGCGGGAGAAACTTAAAGCCGTGCTGGTCGAGCATCATAAGGAATCCAGAGCGTCCGCAGGGTCTCGCACCCTTTCCAAAGAGCTGCAGGCAAAAGGGCATCGTGTGGGGCGGCATATGGCTCGCAGTTTGATGCGCGAAGCCGGTGTTGCCAGTCATCAGCGACGGCGGCACAAGTACAAATCTTCCGGCGTAGAAGCGCTGGTGGCGCCGCATGTGCTCAAGCGCAAGTTTGATGTCACGGCGATCAACCAGGTGTGGTGTGGCGATGTGACGTACATAAAGGTCGGCAAGCGCTGGATGTATTTCGCGGCGGTTCTGGATCTGTTCGCTCGCCGGATCGTGGGGTGGTCGTTTTCAATGATTTCCGATGCCTCGTTGACCTGCGAGGCGCTGCGAATGGCGGTCCAATTGCGAGGCCGTCCAAAAGAGGTGCTGTTTCATTCCGATCAAGGTTGCCAATACACCAGCCATAAATTCAGGAATGAGATGCGCAAGCATGGACTCCTGCAAAGCATGAGTCGTAAAGGTGAGTGCTGGGACAACGCCCCGATGGAGCGTTTCTTTGGGAGCTTGAAGTCAGAGTGGGTGCCAGACGATGGCTACAGCTCGGAGTATGAAGCCCGAGTGGATGTGCAGCGTTATGTGATGCGATACAACAACGTCAGACTCCATAGCTACAACGACTACCGTTCGCCGGTAGCTATGGAGAAACTGGCGGCGTGA
- a CDS encoding IS3 family transposase: MRKSYSSEFKLKAASMVLDEGQSVPEVCASLDIGPTALRRWVDQVRKERLGSTPVGAKAITADQREIQQLKALLRQKDLDIEILKKASALLLLDSKDHSR; this comes from the coding sequence ATGCGTAAATCTTATTCCAGTGAGTTCAAGCTCAAGGCTGCCAGCATGGTGCTGGACGAAGGCCAGTCAGTTCCAGAAGTCTGTGCCAGTCTGGATATTGGCCCTACCGCCTTGCGCCGTTGGGTCGATCAGGTTCGCAAAGAGCGCTTGGGCTCGACCCCGGTGGGGGCCAAGGCGATTACCGCCGATCAGCGAGAGATTCAGCAGCTCAAAGCGTTGCTCAGGCAAAAAGACCTGGACATTGAAATCCTAAAAAAGGCCAGTGCTCTCCTGCTTTTGGACTCCAAAGATCATTCTCGCTGA
- a CDS encoding TonB-dependent receptor, whose amino-acid sequence MIRFSPHKSPLSLALLLALNALPAFAASAVDFNLPAGPLDQTLLGISRQTGSPISFDQSLVSGLKAPAIHGQLTQAQALTLALQGSGLKDDDGVITAAPVTVAPAALFAEPTTQLQRVEVTGSAIRRVDAETAVPITILHVEQLREQGVTSTEELISRISANQSSVGSGRSVGSSSGGAAYADLRGIGPNKTLVLLNGRRLSNNATSAINGSGVDLNTIPFAAIDRVEVLRDGASALYGTDAIGGVINFITKKSLTTGQLTTGYDSPTHAGGGDSHNFSGSWGIGDLDDDRFNVFGVVSYDKQKRLAAEDRGYTYNYQPGRGLDYTSGTASPANYSQGSHATNPLAGSGCNAPGLLSRNGICRQSLWNYLDLVPETEKTSAFAKATGKLSDEHNVSLEYFWARNENRTQIGPGTLMGNQVNPGTAFYPGNGITPGPTSFALDSTQPVDVNWRETAVGARNHEDDNTSQRLLLSFDGTLVGWDYNVGASYNQNKVVNSILDGYVNDKPISQGIATGVINPFGPQTAAGDALLAANNVDGDYGTAVGRVKAIDGRVSREIGDWFGAGPSALALGGEYRKEDFHQDFAQFAGDIQSLGVDPNGSVTGDRSVSAEYAEVNVPVLDSLELSAAVRHDKYSDFGSTTNPKYSFRFQPFKELVLRGAYSEGFRAPSLYELYNPTFTSYTNANYNDPRLCAGGNPSNGGIANRDCAQQFNRTSGGNTDLSPETARNVTVGFVYQPFDRLTTGLDFWWINIANQIAEFPESAVFENPQLYPERLVRKPDGSIDHIVTGLANLGKIKTNGVDVSFDYRLPSTPIGQFGIGLQGTYVSRYEYQQQLKGDYIDKLGDFRGGDFASAGAVARWRHSLTGTWNYGPYGATLTNRYTSGYHDSDRETHDYVGSYNVWDVAGTYTWRKTLGVTLGVKNLFDREPPFSNQTYTFQSGYDPKYGDPFGRTLYTRVSYNF is encoded by the coding sequence ATGATTCGATTTTCACCCCACAAATCCCCTCTAAGCCTGGCCTTGCTGCTTGCCCTGAATGCGTTGCCGGCGTTCGCCGCCAGCGCTGTCGATTTCAACCTGCCAGCCGGTCCGCTGGATCAGACTTTGCTCGGTATTTCGCGTCAGACCGGTTCACCGATTTCCTTTGATCAGTCGTTGGTCAGCGGCCTCAAGGCGCCGGCCATCCACGGTCAGTTGACCCAGGCCCAGGCGTTGACCCTGGCCTTGCAGGGCAGTGGATTGAAAGACGATGACGGTGTGATCACTGCTGCGCCGGTGACGGTTGCGCCGGCCGCCTTATTCGCCGAACCGACCACGCAATTGCAGCGGGTCGAAGTCACCGGCTCCGCGATCCGCCGGGTCGATGCCGAAACCGCGGTGCCGATCACCATCCTGCATGTCGAGCAGCTGCGTGAGCAGGGTGTGACCAGCACCGAGGAGCTGATCAGCCGCATTTCCGCCAACCAGTCTTCCGTGGGCTCGGGACGTTCGGTGGGCTCCAGCAGCGGCGGTGCCGCTTACGCTGACTTGCGTGGCATCGGCCCGAACAAGACGTTGGTGCTGCTCAACGGCCGACGCCTGAGCAACAACGCGACCAGCGCCATCAACGGCTCCGGCGTGGACTTGAACACCATTCCGTTCGCCGCCATCGACCGGGTCGAAGTACTGCGTGACGGCGCCTCGGCGCTGTACGGCACCGATGCCATCGGCGGGGTGATCAACTTCATCACCAAGAAAAGCCTGACCACCGGCCAGCTCACCACCGGTTACGACTCCCCGACTCACGCCGGAGGCGGTGACAGCCATAACTTCAGCGGCAGCTGGGGCATCGGTGACCTGGACGACGATCGCTTCAACGTCTTCGGCGTGGTCAGCTACGACAAGCAAAAACGCCTGGCCGCCGAAGATCGCGGCTACACCTACAACTACCAGCCAGGACGTGGCCTGGATTACACCTCCGGCACCGCTTCGCCGGCCAACTACAGCCAGGGTAGCCATGCCACCAACCCACTGGCCGGCTCCGGCTGCAATGCGCCGGGGCTGTTGTCGCGCAATGGCATCTGCCGTCAGAGTCTGTGGAATTATCTGGATCTGGTGCCCGAAACCGAGAAGACCTCGGCCTTCGCCAAGGCCACCGGCAAGCTCTCGGATGAGCACAATGTCAGCCTCGAATATTTCTGGGCGCGCAACGAAAACCGCACGCAGATCGGCCCCGGCACCTTGATGGGCAATCAGGTCAATCCCGGCACTGCGTTCTACCCAGGCAACGGCATCACCCCCGGCCCGACCAGTTTTGCCCTCGACTCGACACAACCGGTGGACGTGAACTGGCGGGAAACGGCGGTCGGCGCCCGCAATCATGAAGACGACAACACCAGCCAGCGCCTGCTGCTGAGTTTCGATGGCACCTTGGTGGGTTGGGACTACAACGTCGGTGCGTCGTACAACCAGAACAAAGTGGTCAACAGCATTCTCGACGGTTATGTGAATGACAAGCCGATCAGCCAGGGCATCGCGACCGGCGTGATCAACCCGTTCGGTCCGCAGACCGCCGCCGGTGATGCCTTGCTGGCGGCCAACAATGTCGACGGTGATTACGGTACGGCGGTCGGTCGGGTCAAGGCCATTGATGGCCGGGTCAGCCGCGAGATCGGCGACTGGTTCGGCGCCGGTCCTTCGGCGCTGGCACTGGGCGGCGAGTACCGCAAGGAAGACTTTCACCAGGACTTCGCCCAGTTTGCAGGCGATATCCAAAGCCTCGGCGTCGACCCCAATGGCAGCGTGACCGGTGATCGCAGCGTCTCGGCCGAATACGCCGAGGTCAACGTGCCGGTGCTCGACAGCCTGGAATTGTCCGCCGCCGTGCGTCACGACAAATACAGCGATTTCGGCAGCACCACCAACCCGAAATACTCGTTCCGCTTCCAGCCGTTCAAGGAGCTGGTGCTGCGTGGCGCGTATAGCGAGGGCTTCCGCGCACCGTCGCTGTACGAACTGTACAACCCGACATTCACCTCATACACCAACGCCAACTACAACGACCCGCGCCTGTGCGCTGGCGGCAATCCGAGCAATGGCGGGATCGCCAACCGCGATTGCGCCCAGCAATTCAACCGCACTTCTGGCGGCAACACCGACCTGAGCCCGGAGACTGCGCGCAACGTGACAGTCGGCTTCGTCTATCAGCCGTTCGATCGCCTGACCACCGGGCTGGATTTCTGGTGGATCAACATCGCCAACCAGATCGCCGAGTTCCCGGAATCTGCCGTGTTCGAGAACCCGCAGCTGTACCCGGAGCGCCTGGTTCGCAAGCCTGATGGCTCCATCGACCACATCGTCACCGGCCTGGCCAACCTGGGCAAGATCAAGACCAATGGCGTCGACGTCAGCTTCGATTACCGCCTGCCAAGCACCCCGATTGGCCAGTTCGGCATCGGCCTGCAAGGCACTTACGTCAGCCGTTACGAGTACCAGCAGCAACTCAAGGGCGACTACATCGACAAGCTCGGCGACTTCCGTGGCGGTGACTTTGCCTCGGCCGGCGCCGTGGCCCGCTGGCGGCACAGCCTGACCGGCACCTGGAACTACGGTCCGTACGGCGCGACCCTGACCAACCGCTATACCAGCGGCTATCACGACTCCGACCGCGAGACGCACGACTACGTCGGCTCGTACAACGTCTGGGACGTGGCCGGTACTTACACCTGGCGCAAAACGTTGGGCGTGACGCTTGGCGTGAAAAACCTGTTCGACCGCGAGCCGCCGTTCAGCAACCAGACCTACACCTTCCAGAGTGGTTACGACCCCAAATACGGCGACCCTTTTGGCCGGACGCTTTATACGCGGGTCAGTTACAACTTTTGA